In Leptospira levettii, the genomic window TTCGTGAAGCAATGGAAGAGATGCTTGCTCAAAGAGAAATCTTCAAACAAGGAGATGTTTTCACTGAAAACTTCTTACAAACCTACCAACATTATAAGTTTGAGACAGAAATTTGGCCATGGGAAGGTCGCCCTCACCCGTACGAATTCCTCACTACTTACTCTTGCTAAGAGAAAAAGCCCCGGCAACCGTCGGGGCTTTTTTTTGTTTACCATTCCCTATCCATTCAAAAAATGACAAAAGAACTAAAGATTTAGTTCAACCAAACGATCTAAGGTTATAGGGCGAGGTAGCTCAGATGGTTAGAGCACAGGATTCATAACCCTGAGGTCACGGGTTCGACTCCCGTCTTCGCTACCAAAGATCGAGAGGACAAGGTATGAAAAAAACAAACCGTTTGTTTTCAATTTTGGTTCTAGTGTTATTCACTGGATCCATCCAAGCAGCAGATTTTCCTAAGTGTAAAGAAGCTTGTGATAAGTTTTACAATTGTTCGGTCCAAGTGAATCCGAATGCAACTGAAGAACAAAAATCAACTCTCCGCAGAGGTTGTGAGTTCAATTGTAACCGACCTAAATACTACAATAAAATTGCTAGTTGCCTCACTGCAGGTGACAGTTGTAAAGCCTTCTCTACTTGTATCATGAAAGAGATGCAAGCAAACAAATAGAATTTCCATTGTCTTACGTCAGATTCGAAACAAAAGAAAAAACCTAGGGGATCACTCT contains:
- a CDS encoding Cys-rich protein, which codes for MKKTNRLFSILVLVLFTGSIQAADFPKCKEACDKFYNCSVQVNPNATEEQKSTLRRGCEFNCNRPKYYNKIASCLTAGDSCKAFSTCIMKEMQANK